From the genome of Calliopsis andreniformis isolate RMS-2024a unplaced genomic scaffold, iyCalAndr_principal scaffold0022, whole genome shotgun sequence:
TTTCACAAATTTTCGGCTAAATTCAACTACTCAATGATCAAATTGACAATATTCTTTTTTGCAGAACTCTGCGAGAACACCGAATTGATTTATCGATAGAGTAGATTAAATTGAATGTTACTAGAGCACATATTCGTATCTTTAAGTCAAAAtatatatttcatttttcatttctaTTCTTGATTGTAGAAAATGTCCATTAATAACACAAATGTGTAAcacatttttacaatgttacaaAATACATACTCCGATGTATTATACCCTATTGTTCTGACATCTGTCGATGGTTTTAGGAAGTAAATCTTTCTTTACCATGTGAAGAAATAAACACGCATGGCCGAACGTTTATCTTACGAACGAGAGAAACATTATTCTATCTATGAATTAAATATACGATGATTTACTTATATTGTCACGTTTTCTACAACTGCCGATGAATTTTGGCAAAATACAGTAGTGTGTttctttgaaatattattaatgGAGGATGTGTATAAACTCTACAATGCTAATGCGTCACCTAAAGTACACATAAAAGAATATTTCGATGAATATCTTAACATTATATCATCACCAGAATGTTATATACCCATAAGCAAAGATGACAAAGATTTTATGTCTCTAATGAGTGTTCAGCTTGGCGAAGAGGAAATGTCTATGCTTGCAACTTATTGCAGGTATCTTTCTTTATCCTACTTATTTTCATATGCAGTAACTTTTATACTCTTTCTTATATACTGTTGTCAGTGCTGATAATTTAACAGTAGAAGGAGAATTGCCAAAACTAGTTAACAGTAGGAAAATGAGGAAGAAAGAAACATTTGATCCTCAAGAACCTCAAGATGTGAATCTGCAAACTATTCAAAACCTGAAAAGAAGATTGAAGCAAGAGAATAAAAAACTTTGTTACAAGTACCAAAGTGAATTGTTCATagtaaatacccaatcttattaaatttaaaaatttatatagagggatttaattttttcaatgtaaatattatattttgtttcaGAATTATAAAAAGGATGTAGAAAAAGAGGCAAATGGCGAACTTCTTACACCTGGACAAGATATTCTGGTCTTTATCAGAGTTTATCATCCTTTTACTCAACGTGCAAGAAATACACCCAGGACTGAATGTGGTTCACTACTTcgattaaataatattatatcTGTACTAGGCTCTCAGACACTTGCTCATTTGCGAGATAAAATATCTTGTATTGCTGATTATACTATTTCTAAAGAATGTAgtgaaaatttagaaaatgcAATAGGACCTATGGCAAAAGTAATGGATGTTTTAACTTCtattttttgtatatttatgtaaAGCTTCTATCCTAAAGTGTTATTCATTATTTTAGGACATTTACAAGTCAGGATTTTTTTTCATTGAAGACACTTTTTACAATGATACAAGACATCCCACAAATATAGATTATAGTAAAGTAATTATTGATTGGGCACAACGGCGACCAAAGTTGGGGCCTTTCAAGACTGCTGCTATGGAAAATTGTACAATAGATTCTCTATTCCTAAGATTTGGTTTCCCATGGGTATATAAACATCAAGGTGGCTGTGAACACTTGATTGTATTTAGTGATGCAAGgtatttcattaaaatttttcAACAACTAATGATTTGCATAACTATATTTACGTAAATAATactatttaattattttcagGTTGATCAATTGCAGTGATAGTTTAGTCACATGTAGCTACCCAAGAATAGAGAGATTAAGACCTGTATCGTCCAAATTTTGTATGATATGTGGTGTTTACAATGTGCAATGGATCACCATGGAACATGAGAGAATACCACACAATCCTTGTTATTTCTGTGATACATGTTTTAAATCTTATAACTATATTGATGGTAAAAAAGTCGGAAATTTTCAAGCGTATGCGTATCCTCGCAATATCGAGCTCGTCAAAGAAATAGTAGACgactaaataatattaaaaataggtATTTTGAAATAAGTTTATTACATTGAAGACtttaaagaatataattttctcAAATTATCCTGTGCACTATGTAGTTCTGGTTTGATGTCCAGTGCTTTCTTATACATTTGTTCTGCTTCGTCGAGTTTATTCCATCGGTGATACAACACACCTAttttaaaatagtataaaaatgtAATGTTAGTATTAACCAAGCTTATAGACTTTCTAAATTTACCTAAATTTGTGTAGTACATAAAATCTGTAGGATCTTTCGATATTGCATGTTTAAAATGTTTTTCTGCATGTACAAAGTTCCCCGCTTTGCCTAATATATTTGCGATATTAAAATGTATAGAAGCATCGTTCGCTACGAACTCTAAGGCCTGATATGCTGTTTTAAGTGCTTTTTCACGCATCCCTAAAACAGTATATGATAAATGCATGGACATTATACCATTAAATTTGTTTGTATTAGTACCTAAATCATCAAGGAGCAATATCATGTTTATCCAAGCTCTCCTGTGGGTGTTTTTCTGTCTGGTAGCAGATTCCCAAGCTTTTAGTGCTCTGTCATAGTCTTTTTGCTCTAAATACTGTAAtcaaatttcattattaatatccTCAGACAGAAGTTCCGTTTCATTTGTTTAAATTAATTGTCATGTCACTAACCAACACACCCAAATTATATAAACAATCGGGATATTTGTTTCTGTAAGATAGAGCCGTCAAATAACTTTTTTCAGATTCGTTGTACTTTTTCAAAGCAGACAAGACAATGCCTAAATTCATCCATGCTGTTGCAAAGTCTTCCCTAAAACTCACAACTTAGTGACAACTTATGTTTTTAATCTGGAAGTTTCAGATATTATTACGTACGTAAATCTTTGTAATTTTTCTTGTATCAAAAATTAATCAGTTGTAATCAGACTTACTGCAACTCTATAGCCCTTTTAAATAAAGTTTCTGCTTCTGAATACTTCCTTTGATCTTTGAGCAAATTTCCAAGATTGTTCATAGCCTGGGCATAGTTAGGATTCAATCTggttaaaaattaatattatgttAATCATAAAATTTTACTTTTTAGCATACAACTTTATACTTTTCTATACCTTAAAGCTTCTTGATATTCGTATAATGCTAATGTAAAATTGCCAGCATCAGCAGCATTTTTAGCAATATTATAGTGAACCTTTGCATTTAATGGGCAAACATATAATGCTGATCTAAAGAGAGAGGTCTCTGTTTTCCATTCGTTACTTCTTATCCACGATTTTGCGAAAAATACTGAAGTCAACAGTGTAAACGCTAATAAAGCGTACTGCATAGGAACACGATTACAAAGTTTTTGCAACCCAATCACGAATAGTATACAGTAACCAGCGGAAGGAATGTATAAGGTTCTTTCTGCTAATACAAAACCGACGTTGAAAAAGATATTGCTAGCTGGTAAAAatggaatgatgagtattgccaGTCCTATGATGGAATGTCTGcaaacaaaaataaaagttaTTTGAACACAATTTTTAGCTCCTCCATTTCATAATGGTATAATTACCTTATTATTATATCTTCGTAATAACTAAAAATGTACACGATCAATTTAGCAAATACCAGccagaaaataaaaatgaaaattattctCTTATCATAAGTAGTGATCAAAGGTATACAACCCATTGACCAATCAAAGCACAACCACTGTGGGCATATCATAAGCCACATATTTAAGCAGTAAATGTAATTATAATTCAATAAGCGTAAAAACATATTATCCATGAATGATGCTGGATTATCCACAGTCTGAAATGTTGGTGCTTTAAATCCCATAATGCTGAATCTCGAAACTATTAGTACTAAACAAGATACAAAAAGTATAAAAAGCCTGATTAATAGTTTCTGCTTTAGCTCAATGAAATTCTTCATTTCTTTATAAGAAAACTTCCTTGTGATGCACGTAATCATATTGAATGGCAACATTTTGTTTACTATCACCAGATCATATATACCACAAATTGCCTGAAATGAGTACAATTAATAACTTGTATTAATATGTAACATGTTAATATATTCGCTCTTACAATTGCAGTGATTCCTGTTTCTTTGCATAACATTGCAATTGCAATGGATGTAATACATCCACACATGCTGCACCAtctgtataatattttttttgctttaattgaataattgtaGAATAAAATGGAGAGCCACATAAATAAAGCACACAACAGTTCTGCTCTACCTACAATCCCTGAAACCTAGACATTATgatagattatttccattaaatTCACTTCTTGAGAAGCAGATAAAATTCAATTAACACTTACAGCTTCTGTGTGTATGGGATGAACAGCAAACAATGCaatagaataaaatgcaacattttttccttctGAACCCAAAAGTATATTCAGTACAGGGAACATTATCATACAAACAATCATATGTAAAGCTATATTTACTATATGATAATCTTGGGCTATTAAACCTTGGCGAATCCAAAACTGTAATCTAAAGATGTTATAATTAATGCATATTTTGAACATTTAACTATAATTATATTACTGGTATCTATAACTTTATTACCTAAAACTTAAAATTGTCAATGGTCTATAAGACTTATGACTATTCTTGTGAGTTAACTTACTACCCCAAAAATCATTCATGAATACGTCTTTAATAGGAGTAGTTTTTACATCTTCGTTGTTCACAATAGCTTCAGAATCATCAAACACAAATTCACCATTATAACTATTAATATAACACAAAGATAATAACATGATTATCAATAGAGAAACTGGTGTTGGAACATCTGAAAGTTTTCAATTACGTAGTTTCAATGAAAGAATTTAGGTTATACATATTCTCTATACAtaattacaatataattaccAAATAATTCAATCCTTCTTTTCAACAACATGTTGACTACTGctcaatttaataataatattaaaaaacaaacatcaattgcaaTTGTGATTTGATCAAAACAAGGATATTGAACAGCGGCCGGTCGTCAACTACAGGAATTGAAAAacacttttatttattaatttattagcaATCTGATAACGCAGAATCATAGTGCAGACTCTAAGAATCATTCTACAATACAAGAAGTCCATGGAAATTgcttatttattgcaaaaatagCATTTAAAGATTCTTGAGGGCACCGAACCCTAATGATACGGCCCTTAAGAAAAGTTGCTAGCGACAacttcgccatctagcggtgatccGCGAACTAACATTTTTAGGTAAGGACCGTGTCATTGTAAGTCGATGCCCCCAAGAATTTTTTCAACTGCTGTTTCtctaataaacaatttttataaacTTTTATCATTGCATAATGATATATAACTGCTTTAAAAAGATTCTACATCATTAAATGGCCTATAAATTGATAACTAAATAAGGTAAAATAGCAAAAAtgattaataaatataaaaggaacaatatcTCATTATTTCTACAACATTTACTACTCAAAtgtaattatttaatataatttatacatcgaCATAATATTCTACAGTATTTTCCATAATAATATTGTTTGTTAATGGTTTTTTAATGATTTGAAAAATTCGCTTCAGGGGGTCCTGACGCCCGATGATACGGTCCTTACCTAAAATGTTAGTTCGCggatcaccgctagatggcgaagcTATCGCTAGCAACTTTTCTTAAGGGCCGTATCATTAGGGTTCGGTGCCTCCAAGAATTTTTAAATgctgtttttgcaataaataaacgaTTTCCATGGACTTGTTTTGTTCTAGAATGATTCTTCGAGTCTCTACAATGATTTTAGGTTATCAGATtacttataaaataataaatagaagTTTTAAGAAACGTCAGTATTGAAAAAAAGGAATATATCAAGTGAAAATGAATAGTATCATGTTAGAGCATGACTAtgctttattaaataaattatatacaGCTTCTCTCACATATGGACATTGTTGCATTATCAAAAATGCCATACatactaaataaaatataaattaagatGTTAAGATATTCGACTAacattgacttcagaggcctttACTTTTTAAATTAGCACATGTAGTTCCATATAATTGCATATTTCTATATACTGGGCTTTGTAATTatagtatatatgtatatatatttatttatcaattagggataaaaatatttttttaccatTTCAAACCAGGagagaaaattttaaaaaatgttatatttctaGTTAACCCTACTTTTTGTTTGAATTTTAAAAACAAATGCAATGAAATTTCATGTTTGTCTAAACAAGTACCTGCTCAGAAAATAGTATTAAATATTTACtttataaaaaaagaacagATTATATCAACTTTAATTTACAAACACCCAGAAAGAAAAATTGATATCGTCGTTTTTATGCAAGTGCCTAGAAGATACAAAGAGCATCGATATATTGTGTATCTCTCAAATGTGAAATCCAAAAATGATTTCATGCTCCTTTTTGCATCTCTCCATTTTCTTCCTTTATGATGCCCTAAGTTCGGAGCATTTTCTTGTATCTGAGTTACATAATAGATGTTATTACAATTATCACAGTCTGTGTATTTACAGTTTAAACGTTAATGTAACATTTTTCTTAAATTAAGTTTTAGCAATATTCTCTTTTGCATAACGCTTTTCTAAAAAGAACTTTACGAAAAGTTAGCTCCATGACTGTACATGGACGGCAGAGCATTACTAAAAACAAAAGAGGCTATACTTCTTGAATATTACTTCGTACgagatagaaaaaaaaaaaaataaagaaaaagaataCTTTCAAAGGCATGCATATCGGAATTAACATTTCTATACCTACTGAATAAATTTTACGTATTACACGTGAAATAATATCAATAACTTAATGAATACAAGTTACTTATATCTTAGAATGGGACACGTCTTacttttatcttgtatttacatCTTAAGTATTTATACAACGTTACTCGATAAAAATCTGAAACGTTATCTTAGTGTCGCTAATCTAGAAATTTCTTTCTTCTTCGGTTGGACACTTTCCTTTCTTTCTATTTGCGTATAAAGATACTTAGGTCGAGTATCTACTAATACTTTTGAAGTCTAGCTTGAAAACGGAGTTGAAAGacgcttataataataataataaaaaaaagaaggaaactaATGGAAGAAAGAAAGGTCCATTATTCTTCAACttcataaaaaataaaagaaatattttcaataactAATTGCATTTCATTCTACCCATTTCCTGAATATCCTTCCTACCAAGTCAAACCTTTTCAAACTACATTTTTCTTGCTCAAGTAGATCTTTTTCTCATATCTTCTTTATCACGACCTTGTCAGCGGATTTTACCGATTGATTTTCGAATGACGAAGGTTCTTCAAATAGGCTACTCTTTGACCAAAAAACCCAATTCCTTTGCATGTGCTGCTATATGAAAGAACGGCTATCGAGACGTTCTCTACTTTGCATTCTGTAtgctttgtatatttttaagcAAAACACGAGAAAAAGTAAATCTGTAACCGAGTATCCTATCGCGCAAATCCAAGAAAATCGGTTAGCCTATCGTTCCAATCGTGTAACCAATGAGTTGGCCCGTGACTCGATTGCCTCTGTTTACAGGGATTAATTTCTGATTCCAAGGGCATGTACTCCTCACCCCTTATACAAAAGTAGCTTTTTATTGGACTCCTACACATTGGACACCGGTCCAATTTGCCAAAACAAGAGGCGCAGATGCAAGTATGCCTGCACGGCAGAAGAGCTCGTGAAAGAGGGAAATATTGGCAAACGACGCATAATTGTTCTCCTGCTGTATTCCACAGCGATCCTTCTGCATCTCCTGTACCAGAAGCAACTAGGGCGCCTCTGGCTGAACTGCCATTATTGTTGCAAGGTTCTGCGAGAGCTAGAGCTGAACCCAAACCAGAGGACACGTCTCCCTCGTCATAGTTGGTCGAGTTACCAGTTGCTAGATACAGTTGCTGTAACGCAAACAATTTTTTTCCCATTAAATCATGGACAGTACATTTATAACTAGCAGTAGAGTGTGATCAATTTGTTTTCAGTCTTTATTTTACATTTGCAACACATTTGCAACTCTAGTTAGACAAATATACTCTGAAAGGAGACAGAATTACTTTGACCTCACTCTACAAGTTAACAGTTGAACCACAGCTTCAGTATTAACTGTAGCAAGCTGCCTGAGGCCTGAGGCAACTGTTTTGGTTCACTGGGTTTCTTAATAGCGGTACTTGACCACATAGAATACCAGTTTTCATATTTATTAATCATCGCAGAAGAAAGATGTTGCAGAGGAAAGAAATAGAAAGGAGCATACCTTCAGGCAGGATAACTGGCCGTTAGCTTGTTTCAGATACTGAGCGAGAATCGAGGTCGGCAACGTGCAGACGCTATCTTTGATATGGACAACGTTCACCAGTGCCACCTTAAAAGGAAAAAGAGGAACGTTAACTACATCGATAGAACATCAAGGTAATTCCTAAAATTTTGGTGTTTGCGCTTCATTTGCAGTTCTATGGAGTGCGATACTCACAGTTTCATCAGGATGTGGATCTCCGTTATCCCTACGAGTCAGGAAGATGACCAACGGATAACAAAGACGAGGAGGTGTCCCGAGTTCTAGTTCTGGCGCTGGAAGGGATAATCTCAACGTCTCCTCTCCATGTGGCTGTCTACTGTATATCTCTTGGTCAAGGAATAGCTATGATTTCGATCAGAAAATAATTTCAGTATTATATCATTTCTAAACCAAATGTAATTCATCGTGTTCGTAAAGGATACGTTTGTGGTGGAGTGAGGTACTGCGCGTGACCTTGAAGAAGAGTACCGTTCAGGGATGCATCTCTGAGAGTACTCCAAGGCTTCCAGAGTGCCAAGTGAAGCTCTCGTATGCTGACACCCCATATTGCTTGCAGGGAATATTCCACTTGGCTCGAAACCTCGCATTCGACTTCTAAACAAAAGGAATAAAAGGTTGCTGTCAATATAAATACGTGCAGAACGAAAACACTGAACGGAGTAGGGGATCGATAAAGCAGGATATGTTTTCCATTCACTGACTACGCCTATTCTATACCGATTTCGAGGTAAGAGGTAAGAGGTAAGAGGTAAGAGGTAAGAGGTAAGAGGTAAGAGGTAATACAAGCGAAAAGGATGATATGTACATGTCGTTTTGCTGTTCCGTGTCATGACGTTACCCAAAATCATTGCGTAACGAGCCCACTTTCAACTTTTTTCCTCTCGTCTGGCTACGAGATATCTCCGTGAGCCAAGGAGGTTTTCAGGTCACGCGTGAGAGGAGAGACCACGGACACGCTTCCTCCAGTTCTAATTCTTGCGAACTGTTCATTGCCCTCCGCGAAGGAGTATCTTGTAAACTTGCCCTTCTTTTGGACAGTTATCAAGCTTCCCTGAAGAAGGGAACTTTGTAACAGGATTGAATCTCCTAATTGGATTTCTTCACACTGCTAGAAAACGGATACTT
Proteins encoded in this window:
- the Pbp49 gene encoding proximal sequence element A Pbp49, yielding MEDVYKLYNANASPKVHIKEYFDEYLNIISSPECYIPISKDDKDFMSLMSVQLGEEEMSMLATYCSADNLTVEGELPKLVNSRKMRKKETFDPQEPQDVNLQTIQNLKRRLKQENKKLCYKYQSELFINYKKDVEKEANGELLTPGQDILVFIRVYHPFTQRARNTPRTECGSLLRLNNIISVLGSQTLAHLRDKISCIADYTISKECSENLENAIGPMAKDIYKSGFFFIEDTFYNDTRHPTNIDYSKVIIDWAQRRPKLGPFKTAAMENCTIDSLFLRFGFPWVYKHQGGCEHLIVFSDARLINCSDSLVTCSYPRIERLRPVSSKFCMICGVYNVQWITMEHERIPHNPCYFCDTCFKSYNYIDGKKVGNFQAYAYPRNIELVKEIVDD
- the LOC143187364 gene encoding protein O-mannosyl-transferase F38B6.6; amino-acid sequence: MLLKRRIELFDVPTPVSLLIIMLLSLCYINSYNGEFVFDDSEAIVNNEDVKTTPIKDVFMNDFWGSKLTHKNSHKSYRPLTILSFRLQFWIRQGLIAQDYHIVNIALHMIVCMIMFPVLNILLGSEGKNVAFYSIALFAVHPIHTEAVSGIVGRAELLCALFMWLSILFYNYSIKAKKILYRWCSMCGCITSIAIAMLCKETGITAIAICGIYDLVIVNKMLPFNMITCITRKFSYKEMKNFIELKQKLLIRLFILFVSCLVLIVSRFSIMGFKAPTFQTVDNPASFMDNMFLRLLNYNYIYCLNMWLMICPQWLCFDWSMGCIPLITTYDKRIIFIFIFWLVFAKLIVYIFSYYEDIIIRHSIIGLAILIIPFLPASNIFFNVGFVLAERTLYIPSAGYCILFVIGLQKLCNRVPMQYALLAFTLLTSVFFAKSWIRSNEWKTETSLFRSALYVCPLNAKVHYNIAKNAADAGNFTLALYEYQEALRLNPNYAQAMNNLGNLLKDQRKYSEAETLFKRAIELQEDFATAWMNLGIVLSALKKYNESEKSYLTALSYRNKYPDCLYNLGVLYLEQKDYDRALKAWESATRQKNTHRRAWINMILLLDDLGMREKALKTAYQALEFVANDASIHFNIANILGKAGNFVHAEKHFKHAISKDPTDFMYYTNLGVLYHRWNKLDEAEQMYKKALDIKPELHSAQDNLRKLYSLKSSM
- the LOC143187092 gene encoding cell growth regulator with RING finger domain protein 1 isoform X4, producing MIVPRIHGDEFMFGGSGSVMTHSPRIPQMKMMKVHIPFTFKLHESFKSTYAEVECEVSSQVEYSLQAIWGVSIRELHLALWKPWSTLRDASLNGTLLQGHAQYLTPPQTRQPHGEETLRLSLPAPELELGTPPRLCYPLVIFLTRRDNGDPHPDETVALVNVVHIKDSVCTLPTSILAQYLKQANGQLSCLKQLYLATGNSTNYDEGDVSSGLGSALALAEPCNNNGSSARGALVASGTGDAEGSLWNTAGEQLCVVCQYFPLSRALLPCRHTCICASCFGKLDRCPMCRSPIKSYFCIRGEEYMPLESEINPCKQRQSSHGPTHWLHDWNDRLTDFLGFAR
- the LOC143187092 gene encoding cell growth regulator with RING finger domain protein 1 isoform X3, coding for MTAMNMIVPRIHGDEFMFGGSGSVMTHSPRIPQMKMMKVHIPFTFKLHESFKSTYAEVECEVSSQVEYSLQAIWGVSIRELHLALWKPWSTLRDASLNGTLLQGHAQYLTPPQTRQPHGEETLRLSLPAPELELGTPPRLCYPLVIFLTRRDNGDPHPDETVALVNVVHIKDSVCTLPTSILAQYLKQANGQLSCLKQLYLATGNSTNYDEGDVSSGLGSALALAEPCNNNGSSARGALVASGTGDAEGSLWNTAGEQLCVVCQYFPLSRALLPCRHTCICASCFGKLDRCPMCRSPIKSYFCIRGEEYMPLESEINPCKQRQSSHGPTHWLHDWNDRLTDFLGFAR
- the LOC143187092 gene encoding cell growth regulator with RING finger domain protein 1 isoform X2, with protein sequence MTAMLVSVAELSNIFFVLAVSICFCGVFLFIIKNMIVPRIHGDEFMFGGSGSVMTHSPRIPQMKMMKVHIPFTFKLHESFKSTYAEVECEVSSQVEYSLQAIWGVSIRELHLALWKPWSTLRDASLNGTLLQGHAQYLTPPQTQPHGEETLRLSLPAPELELGTPPRLCYPLVIFLTRRDNGDPHPDETVALVNVVHIKDSVCTLPTSILAQYLKQANGQLSCLKQLYLATGNSTNYDEGDVSSGLGSALALAEPCNNNGSSARGALVASGTGDAEGSLWNTAGEQLCVVCQYFPLSRALLPCRHTCICASCFGKLDRCPMCRSPIKSYFCIRGEEYMPLESEINPCKQRQSSHGPTHWLHDWNDRLTDFLGFAR
- the LOC143187092 gene encoding cell growth regulator with RING finger domain protein 1 isoform X1, yielding MTAMLVSVAELSNIFFVLAVSICFCGVFLFIIKNMIVPRIHGDEFMFGGSGSVMTHSPRIPQMKMMKVHIPFTFKLHESFKSTYAEVECEVSSQVEYSLQAIWGVSIRELHLALWKPWSTLRDASLNGTLLQGHAQYLTPPQTRQPHGEETLRLSLPAPELELGTPPRLCYPLVIFLTRRDNGDPHPDETVALVNVVHIKDSVCTLPTSILAQYLKQANGQLSCLKQLYLATGNSTNYDEGDVSSGLGSALALAEPCNNNGSSARGALVASGTGDAEGSLWNTAGEQLCVVCQYFPLSRALLPCRHTCICASCFGKLDRCPMCRSPIKSYFCIRGEEYMPLESEINPCKQRQSSHGPTHWLHDWNDRLTDFLGFAR